From the Elusimicrobiota bacterium genome, one window contains:
- the coaD gene encoding pantetheine-phosphate adenylyltransferase, producing the protein MKKIAVYPGSFDPVTRGHLDIVHRASRLFDRVIVAVLSNPAKKCTFSVAERLGMLEECVRGMPGVEVDAMPGLLVDYLRKRDSHIIIRGLRAVSDLDYEFQMAAVNRQLHPKVETVFLMPDDRYTYLSSTIVKSVASFGASLDHYLPAPAARMLRRKYRIRRKSAR; encoded by the coding sequence ATGAAGAAGATCGCCGTCTATCCGGGAAGCTTCGACCCCGTCACCCGGGGGCACCTCGACATCGTCCATCGCGCCAGCCGGCTCTTCGACCGCGTCATCGTCGCGGTCCTCTCGAACCCGGCCAAGAAGTGCACCTTCAGCGTCGCCGAACGCCTGGGGATGCTCGAGGAGTGCGTCCGCGGCATGCCGGGCGTCGAGGTCGACGCCATGCCGGGGCTGCTCGTGGACTACCTGCGCAAGCGCGATTCGCACATCATCATCCGCGGCCTGCGCGCGGTCAGCGACCTCGACTATGAGTTCCAGATGGCGGCGGTCAACCGCCAGCTCCACCCGAAGGTCGAGACGGTCTTCCTCATGCCCGACGACCGCTACACCTACCTCTCGTCGACCATCGTCAAGAGCGTCGCCTCCTTCGGCGCCAGCCTCGACCATTACCTGCCCGCGCCCGCGGCGCGCATGCTGCGCCGCAAATACCGCATCCGCCGCAAGAGCGCCCGATGA
- the recG gene encoding ATP-dependent DNA helicase RecG gives MTSALDQPVQFVKGIGPKRAAVFERLGIVTLLDLLEHLPRAWQDRRPSRLDMPPGEDPVVAFGRVARVREIHAGMHLLIYSALLKVPGNPEDIECVWFKRPSRRYDVFAGLKKEVRPGADLWVVGRTEPGLLRVRKIQVEEHYPAEDPRAGLHIDRLVPVYALTEGLSARLVRETVAAALEAAAPDLREVLPLALLEERELLALPQAVPAVHFPRSEAELGQARRRLAYEELLLLELAWVIKRRQTRAVEKGFSYEVRRTLLTPMREKLGFEFTHAQKRVINEIFEDLRAPQPMTRLLQGDVGSGKTVVALSALLLAVENGGQGAFMAPTEILAEQHLWTLRRFLEGLPVRIELLSSSVGARERRRVLEKLREGAVDIVVGTHALLEGDVMIPKLRLAVIDEQHRFGVRQRTTLRRKGPPLDLLLMTATPIPRTLSLALYGDLDVSTIDEMPPGRRYAVTHHVAEEEAFEAVRREVAAGRQAYVVYPIIQESSRLDLKAAVAEYERLKAHAFAGLRVALVHGDMPGKRKGVVMDEFARGLWDVLVATPVIEVGVDVSNATVMVVQNAERFGLSSLHQLRGRIGRGTEKSYCFLVAQPATPEARRRIATLCETSDGFRISEEDLKLRGPGDALGVDQHGDLALRAADLLRDADLLAAAREDAERMLEKDPELRAPALAALRRRLGLRYEQKWHSIDLA, from the coding sequence ATGACCAGCGCGCTCGACCAGCCCGTGCAGTTCGTCAAGGGGATCGGGCCCAAGCGCGCGGCCGTCTTCGAGCGCCTGGGGATCGTCACCCTCCTGGACCTCCTCGAGCACCTTCCCCGCGCCTGGCAGGACCGCCGCCCCTCGCGCCTCGACATGCCGCCCGGGGAGGACCCCGTCGTGGCCTTCGGACGCGTCGCGCGCGTCCGCGAGATCCACGCCGGGATGCACCTCCTCATCTACAGCGCACTGCTCAAGGTGCCGGGAAACCCCGAGGACATCGAGTGCGTCTGGTTCAAGCGCCCGAGCCGCCGCTACGACGTCTTCGCGGGACTCAAGAAGGAGGTCCGCCCCGGCGCCGACCTCTGGGTGGTCGGCCGCACGGAGCCGGGCCTGCTGCGCGTGCGCAAGATCCAGGTCGAGGAGCACTATCCCGCCGAGGACCCGCGGGCCGGCCTCCACATCGACCGCCTCGTGCCGGTCTACGCGCTGACCGAGGGGCTGAGCGCCCGGCTCGTCCGCGAGACCGTCGCCGCGGCCCTCGAGGCGGCGGCCCCCGACCTGCGCGAGGTCCTCCCTCTCGCGCTCCTCGAGGAACGGGAGCTCCTCGCGCTGCCGCAGGCCGTCCCCGCCGTCCATTTCCCCCGCAGCGAAGCCGAGCTCGGCCAGGCGCGGCGGCGCCTCGCCTACGAGGAGCTCCTGCTCCTCGAGCTGGCCTGGGTCATCAAGCGCCGCCAGACCCGCGCCGTCGAGAAGGGCTTCAGCTACGAGGTGCGCCGGACCCTGCTGACCCCGATGCGCGAGAAGCTCGGCTTCGAGTTCACGCACGCCCAGAAGCGCGTCATCAACGAGATCTTCGAGGACCTGCGCGCTCCGCAGCCGATGACGCGCCTGCTGCAGGGGGACGTGGGCTCGGGGAAGACCGTCGTCGCGCTCTCGGCGCTGCTGCTGGCCGTCGAGAACGGAGGGCAGGGAGCCTTCATGGCGCCCACCGAGATCCTCGCCGAACAGCACCTCTGGACCCTGCGCCGCTTCCTCGAGGGCCTCCCCGTCCGCATCGAGCTCCTCTCCTCGAGCGTCGGCGCCCGCGAGCGCCGACGCGTCCTCGAGAAGCTCCGGGAGGGCGCCGTGGACATCGTCGTGGGCACCCATGCGCTGCTCGAGGGCGACGTAATGATCCCGAAGCTGCGCCTGGCGGTGATCGACGAGCAGCACCGCTTCGGGGTGCGCCAGCGCACGACGCTGCGCCGCAAGGGGCCGCCGCTGGACCTTCTGCTCATGACGGCGACGCCGATCCCGCGAACGCTGAGCCTCGCGCTCTACGGAGACCTCGACGTCTCGACCATCGACGAGATGCCTCCCGGACGGCGCTACGCGGTCACCCACCACGTCGCGGAGGAAGAGGCCTTCGAGGCGGTCCGCCGCGAGGTCGCGGCCGGCCGCCAGGCCTACGTGGTCTACCCCATCATCCAGGAGTCGAGCCGCCTCGACCTCAAGGCCGCCGTCGCCGAATACGAACGCCTGAAGGCGCACGCCTTCGCGGGCCTGCGCGTGGCCCTCGTGCACGGCGACATGCCGGGCAAGCGCAAGGGCGTCGTCATGGACGAGTTCGCGCGCGGCCTCTGGGACGTCCTCGTCGCCACCCCGGTCATCGAGGTCGGCGTCGACGTGTCCAACGCGACGGTCATGGTCGTCCAGAACGCCGAACGCTTCGGCCTTTCGAGCCTGCACCAGCTGCGCGGGCGCATCGGCCGCGGAACCGAGAAATCCTACTGCTTCCTCGTCGCCCAGCCGGCCACCCCCGAGGCGCGCCGCCGCATCGCGACCCTCTGCGAGACGAGCGACGGCTTCCGCATCAGCGAGGAGGACCTCAAGCTCCGCGGCCCCGGCGACGCGCTCGGCGTCGACCAGCACGGCGACCTCGCCCTGCGCGCGGCCGACCTGCTCCGCGACGCCGACCTCCTCGCGGCGGCACGCGAAGATGCCGAGCGCATGCTCGAGAAGGACCCGGAGCTGCGCGCTCCAGCGCTCGCGGCGCTGCGCCGCCGCCTGGGCCTGCGCTACGAGCAGAAGTGGCATTCTATAGATCTCGCCTGA
- a CDS encoding HAMP domain-containing protein, with product MNANRRRRLLVEPRFQIQMMLRMAGWAVLATLVTAACIEVFLLVADQRWPGDFFFVRPEAGSHPMLLKRAEIILPAVAVSLVINLILGLAATLFYSLRLAGPLHRIAQDMLKIARNEPVKTDFHLRGSDELQDVARSFDAMLKTLQEKGVIRSQ from the coding sequence ATGAACGCCAACCGACGACGCCGTCTCCTCGTGGAGCCGCGCTTCCAGATCCAGATGATGCTGCGCATGGCCGGCTGGGCCGTCCTGGCCACCCTGGTCACCGCCGCCTGCATCGAGGTCTTCCTGCTCGTGGCCGACCAGCGCTGGCCGGGGGACTTCTTCTTCGTTCGCCCGGAGGCGGGCTCGCACCCCATGCTCCTCAAGCGCGCGGAGATCATCCTCCCCGCGGTGGCCGTCTCGCTCGTCATCAACCTCATCCTCGGCCTGGCGGCGACGCTCTTCTACTCCCTGCGCCTCGCCGGCCCCCTGCACCGCATCGCGCAGGACATGCTGAAGATCGCGCGCAACGAGCCGGTGAAGACCGATTTCCACCTGCGCGGCTCCGATGAGCTCCAGGACGTCGCGCGCTCCTTCGACGCGATGCTGAAGACCCTTCAGGAAAAGGGCGTCATCCGCAGCCAATGA
- a CDS encoding DUF350 domain-containing protein yields the protein MPLLSVLASLLEFLVTSLLAVVVVYLTLRALIRTNTDFDEDDQLLRGNVAVGLLVAALLLGSASMMHKAFEPAADLLRSWFSSAQARQFGILKLALYTLGDLALSFGVTVMTMSLSLRLFGRLTRTEKMRAGAELEKGNLAVGILLASVVFIVALFVGDGLAAVSKAVLPAPRAGMLRIMR from the coding sequence ATGCCGCTCCTCAGCGTCCTCGCCAGCCTTCTCGAGTTCCTCGTCACCTCGCTCCTCGCGGTGGTCGTGGTGTATCTCACGCTCCGGGCGCTCATCCGGACGAACACGGACTTCGACGAAGACGACCAGCTGCTGCGCGGCAACGTCGCCGTGGGCCTGCTCGTGGCGGCGCTCCTCCTCGGCTCGGCTTCCATGATGCACAAGGCCTTCGAGCCGGCCGCCGACCTCCTGCGCAGCTGGTTCTCGAGCGCCCAGGCCCGTCAGTTCGGGATCCTGAAGCTCGCGCTCTACACGCTCGGGGACCTGGCGCTCTCCTTCGGCGTCACGGTGATGACGATGTCCCTGTCGCTTCGGCTCTTCGGTCGTCTGACCCGGACCGAGAAGATGCGGGCCGGCGCCGAGCTGGAGAAGGGGAACCTCGCCGTGGGCATCCTTCTGGCGAGCGTCGTCTTCATCGTCGCGCTCTTCGTCGGCGACGGGCTGGCGGCGGTCTCGAAGGCCGTGCTGCCGGCTCCCCGCGCCGGCATGCTCCGCATCATGCGGTAG
- the metH gene encoding methionine synthase, whose amino-acid sequence MNPDRSNALRTALAERILVLDGAMGTALQSASLSAADFGGARYEGCNEHLVLTRPDAIARVHADYLEAGADIIETDSFGSVRHVLAEYGLEGKTVELNRAAARIAAEAASRFSTPARPRFVAGSMGPGTKSILVTGGITFDEVRRYHAEQALALVEGGCDLLLLETQQDTLNVKASLLGIEDAFAAAGRRLPTMLSVSIEPMGTMLGGQTVEALSSAVEHFDLLAVGLNCATGPELMTEHLRTFAAVSRFAVVCYPNAGLPDEHGCYNETPESFAAKVRRFADAGWLNVVGGCCGTTAAHIRAAARAVEGLPPRRPDPARRSTLSGLEALSVEDDRRPVLVGERTNVIGSRIFKDLIAREAFEEAAEVARRQVRGGAGVIDVCLANPDRDEKADMERFLGFLVRKTKAPWMIDSTDPSVVEAALRMCPGKAIINSVNLEDGEERLGPVARLARRYGAALVVGTIDEDKKAGMALTRARKLAVARREHALLTGTYGIPEEDLYFDPLVFPCASGDRNYAGSAAETVEGLRLIKEAFPRSKTVLGVSNVSFGLPPAGREVLNAVFLHRCVEAGLDLAIVNAEKLARWASLPEEERRLAERVLFGGEGPGDPVAEFAARYRDAKSRVKAAPAAGLPAEERVARCVVEGSKEGLGEALDELSGRLKPLEIVNGPLLKGMDEVGRLFGENRLIVAEVLQSAEVMKAAVAHLEPRMEKGVSSPRGRLLLATVKGDVHDIGKNLVQIIFQNNGFEVVDLGIKVEPGAIVEKARALKPDMIGLSGLLVKSTQQMAATASDLKDAGVDVPLLVGGAALTARFTATRIAAAYGGPVLYARDAMTGLQQANALQDPARRAGLVAENREKQAAFGAGDASRPSTAAPSVGIPSSPAPKHDHIIPTPPDLKTHVVRGIELDEVFRYVNPVMLYGKHLGLKGNLEELLARGDAKAVELHDRVRALMGEAAEKGLLKPRGVLRFLCAESEGDVIRLYDSPREGRRLLETLSFPRQRGGARLCLADYVAPAGSGRTDYVALFVVSCGEGVRELSTRWRDGGDYLRSHALQALALESAEGFAELLHERVRSMWGIPDPAGQAVAEKFKARYRGARFSPGYPACPSLEDQTKLFRVLEPEKNIGVRLSEGFMMDPEASVSALVFHHPQARYFSVDA is encoded by the coding sequence ATGAACCCCGACCGCTCGAACGCCCTGAGGACCGCGCTCGCCGAGCGCATCCTCGTCCTCGACGGCGCCATGGGCACCGCGCTGCAGTCCGCGTCCCTGAGCGCCGCCGACTTCGGCGGCGCGCGCTATGAAGGCTGCAACGAACACCTCGTCCTGACCCGCCCGGACGCCATCGCCCGCGTCCATGCCGACTATCTCGAGGCGGGCGCCGACATCATCGAGACCGACAGCTTCGGCTCCGTGCGCCACGTCCTCGCCGAATACGGCCTCGAGGGGAAGACCGTCGAGCTCAACCGGGCGGCCGCGCGGATCGCCGCCGAGGCGGCGAGTCGCTTCTCGACCCCCGCGCGGCCCCGCTTCGTCGCCGGTTCGATGGGACCGGGGACCAAGAGCATCCTCGTCACCGGCGGGATCACCTTCGACGAGGTCCGGCGCTACCACGCGGAGCAGGCCCTCGCCCTCGTCGAGGGGGGCTGCGACCTGCTCCTCCTCGAGACCCAGCAGGACACCCTCAACGTGAAAGCCTCCCTGCTCGGCATCGAGGACGCCTTCGCCGCCGCCGGGCGCCGCCTGCCGACGATGCTCTCGGTCTCGATCGAGCCCATGGGGACGATGCTGGGCGGACAGACCGTCGAGGCCCTCTCCTCCGCGGTCGAGCACTTCGACCTGCTCGCCGTCGGCCTCAACTGCGCCACCGGCCCGGAGCTCATGACCGAGCACCTGCGCACTTTCGCGGCGGTCAGCCGTTTCGCCGTCGTCTGCTATCCCAACGCCGGCCTGCCGGACGAGCACGGCTGCTACAACGAGACGCCGGAGAGCTTCGCCGCCAAGGTCCGCCGCTTCGCGGATGCCGGCTGGCTGAACGTCGTCGGCGGCTGCTGCGGCACCACCGCCGCGCACATCCGCGCCGCGGCGCGCGCCGTCGAGGGGCTTCCCCCCCGCCGCCCCGACCCCGCCCGGCGCTCGACGCTGAGCGGCCTCGAGGCCCTGAGCGTCGAGGACGACCGCCGGCCCGTCCTGGTCGGCGAACGCACCAACGTCATCGGCTCGCGCATCTTCAAAGACCTCATCGCCCGTGAGGCCTTCGAGGAAGCCGCCGAGGTCGCGCGGCGGCAGGTCCGGGGCGGCGCCGGAGTCATCGACGTGTGCCTCGCGAACCCCGACCGCGACGAGAAGGCCGACATGGAGCGCTTCCTCGGCTTCCTCGTGCGCAAGACGAAGGCTCCCTGGATGATCGACTCCACGGACCCGTCGGTCGTGGAGGCGGCGCTGCGCATGTGCCCGGGGAAGGCCATCATCAACTCGGTGAACCTCGAGGACGGCGAGGAGCGCCTGGGTCCCGTCGCGCGCCTGGCGCGCCGCTACGGCGCCGCGCTCGTCGTGGGGACCATCGACGAGGACAAGAAGGCCGGCATGGCGCTGACGCGCGCGCGCAAGCTCGCGGTCGCGCGCCGCGAGCACGCCCTCCTCACCGGGACGTACGGGATCCCCGAAGAGGACCTTTACTTCGACCCGCTCGTCTTCCCCTGCGCGAGCGGCGACCGCAACTACGCGGGCTCGGCGGCGGAAACCGTCGAGGGACTGCGCCTCATCAAGGAGGCCTTCCCGCGCTCGAAGACCGTCCTCGGAGTCTCCAACGTCTCCTTCGGTCTCCCGCCGGCGGGCCGCGAAGTCCTCAACGCCGTCTTCCTTCACCGCTGCGTGGAGGCGGGACTCGACCTCGCCATCGTCAACGCCGAGAAGCTCGCGCGCTGGGCGTCGCTGCCGGAGGAGGAGCGCCGGCTCGCTGAGCGCGTCCTCTTCGGCGGCGAAGGGCCGGGCGACCCGGTCGCCGAGTTCGCCGCCCGCTACCGCGACGCGAAGTCTCGCGTGAAAGCCGCTCCCGCCGCCGGGCTCCCCGCCGAGGAGCGCGTCGCCCGCTGCGTCGTGGAGGGGAGCAAGGAAGGGCTCGGGGAGGCCCTCGACGAGCTCTCAGGGCGGCTGAAGCCGCTCGAGATCGTCAACGGCCCCCTCCTGAAGGGGATGGACGAGGTCGGCCGCCTCTTCGGCGAGAACCGCCTCATCGTCGCCGAGGTGCTCCAGTCGGCCGAGGTCATGAAGGCGGCGGTCGCGCACCTCGAGCCGCGCATGGAAAAGGGCGTCTCCTCCCCCCGCGGGCGCCTGCTGCTGGCGACCGTCAAAGGCGACGTGCACGACATCGGAAAGAACCTCGTGCAGATCATCTTCCAGAACAACGGCTTCGAGGTCGTCGACCTCGGCATCAAGGTCGAGCCCGGCGCCATCGTGGAGAAAGCCCGCGCGCTGAAGCCGGACATGATCGGGCTTTCGGGGCTGCTCGTGAAGTCCACCCAGCAGATGGCCGCGACCGCCTCCGACCTGAAGGACGCCGGCGTCGACGTCCCCCTGCTCGTCGGGGGGGCCGCGCTGACGGCCCGCTTCACGGCGACGCGCATCGCCGCGGCGTACGGCGGTCCGGTGCTCTACGCCCGCGACGCGATGACGGGACTGCAGCAGGCCAACGCGCTGCAGGACCCCGCGCGCCGCGCGGGGCTCGTCGCCGAGAACCGCGAGAAGCAGGCGGCCTTCGGGGCGGGAGACGCCTCTCGCCCGTCGACGGCCGCCCCCTCCGTCGGGATCCCTTCCTCCCCGGCTCCGAAGCACGACCACATCATCCCCACGCCTCCCGACCTCAAGACGCACGTCGTCCGCGGGATCGAGCTCGACGAAGTCTTCCGCTACGTCAATCCCGTGATGCTCTACGGCAAGCACCTCGGACTCAAGGGGAACCTCGAGGAGCTGCTCGCGCGCGGAGACGCGAAGGCGGTCGAGCTCCATGACCGCGTGCGCGCGCTCATGGGGGAGGCGGCGGAGAAGGGACTCCTCAAGCCCCGCGGGGTTCTGCGCTTCCTCTGCGCCGAGTCGGAGGGCGACGTCATCCGCCTCTATGACTCCCCGCGGGAAGGACGACGCCTCCTCGAGACGCTCTCCTTTCCCCGACAGAGGGGCGGCGCTCGCCTCTGCCTGGCCGACTATGTCGCCCCCGCCGGGAGCGGCCGCACGGACTACGTCGCGCTCTTCGTCGTCAGCTGCGGCGAGGGCGTGCGCGAGCTCTCGACGCGCTGGCGCGACGGCGGCGACTACCTGCGCTCCCATGCCCTTCAGGCCCTGGCCCTCGAGAGCGCCGAGGGCTTCGCGGAGCTGCTCCACGAGCGCGTCCGCTCGATGTGGGGCATCCCCGACCCCGCCGGCCAGGCGGTCGCTGAGAAGTTCAAGGCGCGCTACCGCGGAGCGCGCTTCAGCCCCGGCTATCCCGCCTGCCCTTCCCTCGAGGACCAGACCAAGCTCTTCCGCGTGCTCGAGCCGGAGAAGAACATCGGGGTGCGCCTCAGCGAGGGCTTCATGATGGATCCCGAGGCCAGCGTCTCGGCCCTCGTCTTCCATCACCCTCAGGCGCGCTATTTCTCCGTGGACGCATGA
- a CDS encoding HEAT repeat domain-containing protein, with the protein MRTLLLLLICGLGAARSVDAAPRRARPGPAQKAAKATASPETLLPPAQRAEAMLRTMEGLVARQGEADPLEQIALERRLRGFGPEFRALGLPAVVPLASCLGERTRAHKLRAYAAAFLGLIGDPSALAPLRDVAADPKEEAGLRAAALQAAGSLRLDVTARRTLAEKHAYDPASPEPLLREALAVLAETGSDEADLLLRLAKKHGPGPEGLRETAARSAIAALVSSRRPSEGALLELARYYRRSSPLRGEAAAALRARKPRIGDLPADGFDAVCALLLRERGRPALEAARLLGGTGDVRAVRPLLEALKSPDPSLIAEAAEALVRIGDADSAEPLLRLSESVISDKRFAPREKGGDPRPYAVRIQKAADFFATALRSSREPPAAPEAKAPAKEKAAPAPFRYGGWPTTGKPSPLWNGRRLSLELRETPDPTSPARLERPPEGTPLPVVDSAVVMLEPGLLRARRDLRAGFRDLGPDRVLKPSDYESPVLRVNLDLREGQTLEILAYRPDGACFLRSAGRLLLGECLTESAERDFTLVAEPRTRWWLRTRLGGAAGWYPSDDEGVDFTR; encoded by the coding sequence ATGAGGACTCTCCTCCTGCTGCTCATCTGCGGCCTCGGGGCGGCCCGGTCCGTCGACGCCGCGCCCCGCCGGGCCCGGCCGGGCCCGGCGCAAAAGGCCGCGAAGGCGACCGCCTCACCGGAGACGCTGCTCCCTCCCGCGCAGCGGGCCGAGGCGATGCTGCGCACGATGGAGGGCCTCGTCGCGCGCCAGGGAGAGGCCGATCCCCTCGAGCAGATCGCGCTCGAGCGGCGCCTGCGGGGCTTCGGCCCCGAGTTCCGCGCGCTCGGGCTGCCGGCGGTCGTCCCGCTCGCGTCCTGCCTCGGCGAGCGCACGCGCGCGCACAAGCTCAGGGCCTACGCCGCCGCCTTCCTCGGTCTGATCGGAGACCCCTCCGCGCTGGCGCCCCTGCGCGACGTCGCCGCGGACCCGAAGGAGGAGGCCGGCCTGCGCGCGGCCGCGCTGCAGGCGGCGGGCTCGCTGCGGCTCGACGTGACTGCGCGCCGCACCCTGGCGGAAAAGCACGCCTACGACCCGGCTTCCCCGGAGCCCCTCCTGCGCGAGGCGCTCGCCGTCCTCGCCGAGACCGGCTCCGACGAGGCGGACCTCCTGCTGCGCCTGGCGAAGAAGCACGGCCCGGGCCCGGAAGGCCTGCGCGAGACCGCGGCGCGCAGCGCGATCGCGGCGCTCGTCTCCTCGCGCCGCCCATCGGAAGGAGCGCTCCTCGAGCTCGCGCGCTACTACCGCCGCAGCAGCCCCCTCAGGGGCGAGGCCGCCGCGGCGCTGCGCGCGCGCAAGCCCCGCATCGGGGATCTTCCCGCCGACGGCTTCGACGCGGTCTGCGCGCTCCTCCTGCGCGAGCGCGGCCGCCCGGCCCTCGAAGCCGCGCGCCTGCTCGGAGGGACGGGCGACGTGCGGGCGGTGCGTCCGCTCCTCGAGGCCCTCAAATCCCCCGACCCCTCTCTCATCGCCGAGGCCGCCGAGGCGCTCGTGCGCATCGGCGACGCCGACTCCGCGGAGCCGCTGCTGCGGCTCAGTGAGAGCGTCATCTCCGACAAGCGCTTCGCGCCCAGGGAGAAGGGTGGGGACCCGCGCCCCTACGCGGTGCGCATCCAGAAAGCGGCGGATTTCTTCGCGACGGCGCTGCGCTCTTCGCGCGAGCCGCCGGCCGCCCCGGAGGCGAAGGCGCCCGCGAAGGAGAAGGCCGCGCCCGCACCCTTCCGTTACGGCGGCTGGCCCACGACGGGGAAGCCTTCGCCGCTCTGGAACGGACGGCGCCTCTCGCTCGAACTGCGCGAGACCCCGGACCCCACCTCGCCGGCGCGGCTCGAACGGCCCCCAGAAGGAACCCCCCTGCCGGTCGTCGATTCCGCCGTGGTGATGCTGGAGCCGGGGCTCCTCCGCGCGCGCAGGGATCTGCGCGCCGGGTTCCGGGACCTCGGGCCCGACCGCGTCCTGAAGCCCTCCGACTACGAATCACCGGTCCTGCGCGTGAACCTGGACCTGCGCGAGGGGCAGACCCTCGAGATCCTCGCCTACCGCCCCGACGGCGCCTGCTTCCTGCGCTCCGCCGGCCGCCTCCTGCTGGGAGAGTGCCTGACCGAGTCCGCCGAACGCGACTTCACGCTCGTCGCCGAGCCGCGCACGCGCTGGTGGCTGCGCACGCGCCTGGGGGGCGCGGCGGGCTGGTACCCCAGCGATGATGAGGGCGTCGACTTCACCCGCTAG
- a CDS encoding NAD(P)-dependent oxidoreductase, translating into MEKIESVGFIGLGIMGAPMARHLRAAGYRVRVWNRDRRKALPLEALGCALAGAPRDLAECDATVAMVTGPEALDEVLGGPAGWFAGGPRGRLLVNMSTVSIACTLSLAERCRAAGSRFLDCPVAGSKAQVEAAQLIVLAGGEEADLALAEPMLLKMGKAVVRAGAAGQGTALKLCMNLIVAQMTTALTESVTLARTLQVDPARVFDVLKASPALDCGYFRIKEKALLAPDYSPAFPLKHMLKDVRFMLAEAGARGAALPVTEAVEVLMARALAAGEGDRDLCVIAETLKI; encoded by the coding sequence ATGGAGAAGATCGAGAGCGTCGGATTCATCGGGCTGGGCATCATGGGCGCGCCGATGGCGCGGCATCTGCGCGCGGCCGGCTACCGGGTCCGGGTGTGGAACCGGGACCGGCGCAAGGCGCTCCCCCTGGAGGCGCTGGGCTGCGCGCTGGCGGGCGCACCCCGGGACCTCGCCGAGTGCGACGCGACGGTCGCCATGGTCACGGGTCCCGAGGCCCTCGACGAGGTCCTCGGCGGACCGGCGGGCTGGTTCGCCGGCGGGCCCCGCGGACGCCTGCTCGTCAACATGAGCACCGTCTCCATCGCCTGCACCCTCTCCCTGGCCGAGCGCTGCCGGGCCGCGGGCTCTCGCTTCCTCGATTGCCCGGTCGCCGGCAGCAAGGCCCAGGTGGAGGCCGCACAGCTCATCGTGCTGGCGGGGGGCGAGGAGGCCGATCTGGCGCTCGCCGAGCCGATGCTCCTGAAGATGGGGAAGGCCGTCGTGCGGGCCGGAGCGGCGGGGCAGGGCACGGCGCTCAAGCTGTGCATGAACCTCATCGTCGCGCAGATGACGACCGCTCTGACCGAGTCGGTGACGCTCGCCCGGACGCTGCAGGTGGACCCCGCGCGGGTCTTCGACGTGCTCAAGGCGAGTCCCGCGCTCGACTGCGGCTACTTCCGCATCAAGGAGAAGGCCCTGCTCGCGCCCGACTACTCCCCGGCCTTCCCGCTCAAGCACATGCTCAAGGACGTCCGCTTCATGCTGGCCGAGGCCGGGGCGCGGGGGGCCGCCTTGCCCGTGACGGAGGCGGTCGAAGTCCTCATGGCCCGAGCCCTCGCGGCGGGCGAGGGCGACCGGGACCTCTGCGTCATCGCCGAGACCCTGAAGATTTAG